From Halotia branconii CENA392, the proteins below share one genomic window:
- a CDS encoding DUF2795 domain-containing protein gives MAKANPVEIQKHLKGVDYPADRKELIKHAKKQGADQKVISLLEQLPEDEKYKNPADLNKALGHIE, from the coding sequence ATGGCTAAGGCAAACCCAGTTGAAATACAAAAACACTTGAAAGGTGTTGACTATCCTGCTGACAGAAAAGAATTGATTAAACATGCTAAAAAGCAGGGAGCTGATCAGAAAGTGATCTCACTATTAGAACAATTGCCAGAAGACGAAAAATACAAAAATCCAGCCGATCTCAACAAAGCTTTAGGCCATATTGAGTAA
- a CDS encoding small RNA NsiR4-regulated ssr1528 family protein has translation MPAETDQVNPTTKGADAIDEAIAQGIDFDGSPIPSAKLELYSKVMALEANRQRSGVSNTMRSRIVRIGAKHIPQAELDQLLADAGFASLKEKEIAFFYSGK, from the coding sequence ATGCCTGCTGAAACTGACCAAGTAAATCCCACAACTAAGGGCGCTGATGCTATTGATGAAGCGATCGCCCAAGGCATTGATTTTGATGGTTCTCCCATTCCATCTGCCAAATTAGAACTGTATAGCAAAGTCATGGCACTAGAGGCAAATAGACAACGCAGTGGTGTATCTAATACCATGCGATCGCGCATTGTCCGCATAGGTGCAAAACACATTCCCCAAGCAGAACTCGATCAATTACTAGCAGATGCAGGATTTGCATCCCTGAAAGAAAAAGAAATTGCCTTTTTCTACAGCGGTAAGTAA
- a CDS encoding lysophospholipid acyltransferase family protein, which translates to MQSNTTPSETLPPLTDATIKRVKEGVAAAGDRAVRNTIEEILNRLEAIDQGHPEPRINATVRRGVLRSLIHALFRVRVEHLERIPQKPAILAVNHLHHIDPFLLLAELPTQPHYYFLGDARTLYNKWWKRFILRLAGGVVPLERIWKEEVAVIAAAKAGQQELVELAAEIEKTVPTGGDIQTLRKIDRIILAILAHGDGIVLFPEGRLGTAEGKLHLPLKRGTVMYALRAGVPIVPIVLVGTHDLYLGKELTIRVGEPLYFSSVTRPKRQEVDAALEKLQNVILALLPTNYQEPKEIKLCRYFLNHILW; encoded by the coding sequence TTGCAATCAAATACTACACCATCAGAAACTTTGCCGCCCTTGACAGATGCAACCATCAAGCGGGTAAAAGAGGGTGTGGCGGCGGCAGGCGATCGCGCTGTTCGTAATACAATTGAAGAAATTCTCAATCGACTGGAAGCTATTGATCAAGGACATCCCGAACCTAGAATTAATGCTACAGTCCGCCGGGGTGTATTGCGATCGCTCATCCACGCTCTTTTTCGGGTACGTGTCGAACACCTCGAAAGGATACCACAAAAACCAGCAATCTTAGCAGTCAATCATCTCCACCATATTGACCCGTTCCTTTTGCTAGCTGAACTTCCTACCCAACCCCACTACTACTTTTTAGGTGATGCCCGCACCCTTTATAACAAGTGGTGGAAGCGTTTTATTCTACGTTTGGCGGGGGGTGTTGTGCCTTTAGAACGAATATGGAAAGAAGAAGTCGCTGTCATTGCAGCAGCTAAAGCCGGACAGCAAGAACTTGTTGAGTTAGCCGCAGAGATTGAAAAAACTGTCCCTACAGGAGGAGATATACAGACACTAAGAAAAATTGACCGCATTATTTTGGCAATTCTAGCTCATGGCGATGGCATAGTTCTTTTTCCGGAAGGACGACTAGGAACCGCTGAAGGTAAGTTACACCTTCCCTTAAAGCGAGGAACTGTGATGTACGCCTTGCGCGCTGGTGTACCGATAGTGCCAATAGTGTTAGTTGGAACTCATGATCTTTATTTAGGCAAAGAGTTGACTATTCGTGTAGGTGAACCGTTATATTTTTCTTCAGTTACTAGGCCAAAGCGACAAGAAGTCGATGCAGCTTTAGAGAAGTTACAAAACGTAATATTAGCATTGTTGCCAACTAACTATCAAGAACCAAAAGAAATCAAGCTATGTCGTTATTTCCTCAACCACATACTTTGGTAA
- the moaC gene encoding cyclic pyranopterin monophosphate synthase MoaC yields MQDNFPQNFANLTHIDHQGQAQMVDVSDKAPTFRQAVAAAKVRMLPETFAAIEAGNTPKGDVLATARLAGIMAAKQTAALIPLCHPLPLQKIAVEVTPDPQLPGYQIHATVKTKAETGVEMEALTAVSIAALTLYDMAKALEKSIQIESIRLVSKTGGKSGNYFPPEP; encoded by the coding sequence ATGCAAGACAATTTCCCTCAAAATTTTGCTAACTTAACTCACATAGATCACCAGGGGCAGGCACAAATGGTGGATGTGTCTGACAAAGCACCGACTTTTCGCCAAGCCGTAGCCGCCGCCAAGGTGCGGATGTTGCCAGAAACCTTTGCTGCTATTGAAGCTGGTAATACTCCTAAAGGAGATGTGTTGGCAACTGCAAGGTTGGCTGGAATTATGGCAGCTAAACAAACAGCGGCTTTGATTCCCCTATGTCATCCGTTACCCTTACAAAAAATTGCAGTCGAGGTGACACCAGATCCACAACTCCCAGGTTATCAAATTCATGCCACAGTCAAAACCAAGGCTGAAACTGGTGTAGAAATGGAAGCTTTAACTGCCGTTTCTATTGCAGCGCTGACTTTATACGATATGGCAAAAGCTTTAGAAAAGTCGATTCAAATCGAGTCAATTCGTTTAGTAAGTAAAACTGGCGGAAAATCGGGCAATTATTTTCCGCCAGAACCATAA
- a CDS encoding Nif11-like leader peptide family natural product precursor yields the protein MAQQNAARLFQAVKQDQALQQRLKATSNPEAFVKIAQERGYHFTVEELDNEISKLSEEDLAAIVNPGWGPRQHINPR from the coding sequence ATGGCACAACAAAATGCTGCTAGGCTTTTTCAAGCCGTAAAACAAGATCAAGCATTACAGCAAAGACTTAAAGCCACATCTAACCCAGAAGCCTTTGTTAAAATTGCTCAAGAGCGTGGCTATCACTTCACCGTTGAAGAACTTGATAATGAAATCAGCAAATTGTCTGAAGAAGATTTAGCTGCTATTGTTAATCCAGGATGGGGACCTAGACAACACATTAATCCTAGATAA
- a CDS encoding alpha/beta hydrolase, giving the protein MINHSDRVASYQEGTFKGVKEIDLYYQSWHPQGKVKGILAIVHGLGGHSRRYGNIVEHLIPKQYAVYALDLRGHGRSPGQRGYINSWADFREDLRAFVQLIKTQQPESPVFILGHSLGAIIVLDYVLRYPQEASELQGAIALAPAIGKVGVSKVRLLIGKLLSRVWPRFTLNTGIDLTAASRDEKILAAYAQDTLRHTLATARLATEFFTTVDWVNAHVADWQLPLLILHGGADRVALPEGSKIFCQRLNCVDKSIVEYPGAYHELQNDLNYQEVLTDLENWLEQRLPANNDY; this is encoded by the coding sequence ATGATTAATCACAGCGATCGCGTAGCATCTTATCAAGAAGGCACATTTAAAGGTGTCAAAGAAATTGACCTGTATTACCAAAGCTGGCATCCACAAGGTAAGGTGAAGGGAATATTAGCGATCGTGCATGGTCTGGGAGGACACAGTAGGCGCTATGGTAATATAGTTGAACATTTGATACCCAAGCAATATGCAGTTTACGCCTTAGACTTACGTGGTCATGGACGCTCACCAGGTCAACGAGGTTACATAAATTCTTGGGCTGATTTTCGCGAAGACTTACGAGCTTTTGTACAGTTAATTAAAACCCAGCAGCCAGAAAGCCCCGTTTTTATTTTAGGTCATAGCTTAGGTGCAATAATTGTCTTAGACTACGTGCTACGCTATCCCCAAGAAGCATCTGAACTACAAGGTGCGATCGCTTTAGCACCAGCTATAGGCAAAGTTGGAGTTTCAAAAGTCCGGTTACTCATTGGCAAATTACTCTCGCGGGTATGGCCACGCTTTACATTGAATACTGGCATTGACTTGACTGCTGCTTCACGGGACGAGAAGATTTTAGCTGCCTATGCTCAGGATACATTACGGCATACCCTAGCGACTGCTCGATTAGCTACGGAGTTCTTTACCACAGTTGATTGGGTGAATGCCCACGTTGCTGATTGGCAATTGCCATTATTAATTCTCCACGGTGGAGCAGACCGAGTGGCACTACCTGAAGGAAGTAAAATTTTTTGCCAACGGCTCAATTGTGTCGATAAATCAATAGTTGAGTATCCAGGGGCATATCACGAACTTCAGAATGACCTCAACTACCAAGAAGTACTAACTGATTTAGAGAATTGGTTAGAACAACGTCTACCAGCTAATAATGACTATTAA
- a CDS encoding thioredoxin family protein codes for MTTLEKVYTPVGSYAPDFELPGIDNQVHHLSRYLQSFRAVGVISLGNYCPYVSLYLDRLKNLQAEFAKDCFTLIGLNGSDVNGHPMESFENMKTFAQNHQLNFPYLWDSTQDVSRSFGAIKTPMAFLIDKNGILRYKGQIDNHPQDALSLREDYFRNAIACLFKNQAINLPETEPVGTSLIWRN; via the coding sequence ATGACCACACTAGAAAAAGTTTATACTCCTGTTGGTAGTTATGCACCAGATTTTGAACTGCCAGGAATTGACAATCAAGTACACCATCTCAGCCGTTACTTACAGAGTTTCCGGGCGGTTGGCGTTATTTCTTTAGGCAATTACTGTCCTTATGTCAGCTTGTATTTAGATAGACTAAAAAATCTTCAAGCAGAGTTTGCTAAAGACTGCTTCACGCTGATTGGTCTCAACGGTAGTGATGTAAATGGGCATCCGATGGAAAGTTTTGAAAATATGAAAACTTTTGCTCAAAATCACCAACTAAATTTCCCCTACCTGTGGGACTCAACCCAAGATGTTAGTCGTAGTTTTGGTGCTATTAAAACACCAATGGCTTTCTTAATAGATAAAAATGGTATATTACGCTACAAAGGGCAAATTGATAATCATCCTCAAGATGCATTATCTTTAAGAGAAGATTATTTCAGAAACGCGATCGCCTGTTTATTCAAAAATCAAGCAATTAACCTACCAGAGACAGAACCGGTGGGAACCTCATTGATTTGGCGTAACTAG
- a CDS encoding alpha/beta fold hydrolase: MKTSTSTFTSAKTWIWRDFPISYQTQGTAGPAIVLVHGFGASWWHWRKNIPVLAENFRVYAIDLIGFGGSAKPQPGEEIAYTLETWGQQVADFCREVVGEPAYLVGNSIGCIVIMQAAVSNADVVLGVALINCSLRLLHDRKREALPWSRRVGAPILQRLLSIKPIANFFFNQVAKPKTVRKILLQAYVNAETVTDELVDILTAPASDPGAVAVFVAFTAYSTGPLPEDLLPLLPCPAIILWGTADPWEPIDLGRELANYPQVQKFIPLEGVGHCPQDEAPELVNPILKDWIHEQSVG, encoded by the coding sequence ATGAAGACTTCTACAAGCACGTTTACCTCAGCCAAAACTTGGATTTGGCGAGACTTTCCCATCAGCTATCAAACTCAAGGGACTGCCGGGCCAGCGATTGTTCTGGTGCATGGCTTTGGAGCCTCATGGTGGCATTGGCGAAAAAATATACCTGTATTAGCAGAAAATTTTCGTGTTTATGCTATCGATTTGATTGGTTTTGGTGGTTCTGCTAAACCTCAACCAGGTGAAGAAATTGCCTACACCTTAGAAACATGGGGACAACAGGTAGCAGATTTCTGTCGTGAAGTTGTGGGTGAACCAGCTTATTTAGTGGGAAATTCTATAGGCTGTATTGTGATCATGCAAGCAGCGGTTAGTAATGCAGATGTGGTCTTAGGAGTTGCTTTAATTAACTGTTCTCTACGGTTACTACATGACCGCAAACGTGAAGCTTTACCTTGGTCTCGTCGTGTTGGCGCTCCAATTTTACAACGTTTATTATCTATTAAACCGATTGCTAATTTCTTTTTCAATCAAGTCGCTAAACCTAAAACCGTACGGAAGATTCTGTTACAAGCCTACGTTAATGCTGAGACAGTGACAGATGAATTGGTAGATATTCTGACAGCGCCAGCTAGCGACCCTGGTGCTGTAGCTGTATTTGTGGCCTTTACTGCCTATTCTACAGGCCCTCTACCAGAAGACCTCTTACCATTGCTACCTTGCCCTGCTATTATTTTGTGGGGAACTGCTGACCCTTGGGAACCTATAGATTTAGGTCGAGAGCTAGCCAACTACCCGCAAGTGCAAAAGTTTATTCCCCTAGAAGGAGTAGGACATTGCCCCCAAGATGAAGCTCCTGAATTAGTCAATCCGATTTTAAAGGATTGGATTCATGAACAATCAGTGGGATAA